In Rhodamnia argentea isolate NSW1041297 chromosome 1, ASM2092103v1, whole genome shotgun sequence, the genomic window ACATTAGTGCTTAAGTTTTCCTTACCGACTAATCTAGCCTTGCATTTCATTTAATATGTTCACAAACGCCAACTCTCTCTGGTCGGTGATTTTCACAAACGCGCGCCCACACACAAACTGTGTCAAACCAACATATATTTGTCCCATATATAGTTGACGTCCCCTAGATTGTGATTACTGTACAAGGGTTTATACAATCACAAACACAATAAAATTTGGACAGATTGGGTAGTTGGATAACTCAAGAGTCAACCTTTGATCAGCCAAACTCCCACAAACGATTCACACCTTTATATGTGAATCCATAAGCTTCATTCAGCGTATACAGTCTTCCTCCATTGTCCCTGATTATTTCTTTGTCTCCTCTCCCCCAGTTGCATTTCCATGGCTTCTTCAAGATTGAGCAAATTTCTTCTTCTGTGTAACCCTTGCACatggattcttcttcttctccatacAAAGTCTACGAAGGGACTTGCAGACGATATTGATTGGCTCCGGCGGATCAGCACGAAACGCAGTACCTTACCGGAAGATCTTGGTCGACTCATCCGGGCAACTCGGCAATTTCACCACATTACAGTCTGCCATCGACTCCATCCCTTCACAGAACACAAACTGGGTTTGCATCTACATCAAGAAAGGGATTTACCGGTACTGTCTTATTGATTTGTTGTTCCCTCTTATGTTTTTTTCACATCGAAATCGGAAAATTTGAAGGGGCTCATAATGTTCAGGCAGTCCTTACTAATTTTAGATTTTAGTTCAGCgtacatcacttttttttaaccatGTTTGACGTACTTAATACATATTAATTTCTTCGTATAATAttaacgaaaaggaaaaatggaaagtcTCTTACAAAGGTATATCAAGCTTGTGCATGAGTTGAGAAGAGTGCCTAATGTGAAAATGCAGGGAGAAGGTGAGAATACCGAAGGACAAGCCGTACATCATCCTCAAAGGACAAGCAAAGAGGACGACCCAGGTCCTGTGGGACGACCACAACACTATCGCGCACAGCCCCACTTTCACTTCCTTGGCTGATAACATCGTCGCCAAGAGCATCAGTTTCAGGGTAAGATATAATCCGACATATAATGTCAACTTCAACAATGTTGCGATGTGTTGAAGGGGAAATACGTGCGCCCTATAGTTTTTCTCGCAGGTCACATATATCTAATGGAAGAATCTTTGTTAATTGACATACTAATGCTTTCTTCTCTTGCATTTTTATGGCTGTAGAATTTGTACAACAATCCGATTAATAAGAAAAACCCTAGAGTTCCAGCAGTTGCAGCTAGGATTTCTGGGGACAAGAATGTGTTCTATAGATGTGGTTTCTATGGTCTGCAAGATACACTGTGGGACGACCAAGGACGGCATTATTTCAAGCATTGCACGGTCCAAGGAGCCG contains:
- the LOC115757215 gene encoding LOW QUALITY PROTEIN: probable pectinesterase 55 (The sequence of the model RefSeq protein was modified relative to this genomic sequence to represent the inferred CDS: deleted 1 base in 1 codon), with product MASSRLSKFLLLCNPCTWILLLLHTKSTKGLADDIDWLRRISTNAVPYRKILVDSSGQLGNFTTLQSAIDSIPSQNTNWVCIYIKKGIYREKVRIPKDKPYIILKGQAKRTTQVLWDDHNTIAHSPTFTSLADNIVAKSISFRNLYNNPINKKNPRVPAVAARISGDKNVFYRCGFYGLQDTLWDDQGRHYFKHCTVQGAVDFIFGSGQSIYENCAISVLGRALGPGVLGFITAQGRSNPHDTNGFVFKECNVFGSGLALLGRPWRAYARVVFYRSNFTNVVHPRGWEAGHFAGQEPQLTFSEYGCYGPGSDTSHRIGWEKKLNRAVVGQLISTSFVDSEGWLSSQPL